The genome window TGACCGGCATCGAGAACGGGCCGGATAGCGTCCGCGTCGAAGGTTTTCGAAACTGCCACAAGCGTCACGGAGCCCTTTGGACGGTTGGCCTCAGCCTCCGCCTTGCTGATTGCGTTGCGAACGGCAAAAAGTTGATCAACGGCATTGGGCATGGCGCAGTTAAGTCCTATTTATGGTACACGAGCCTGTTTTCGCGGCTTCATTCAGCTTCAAATGGTTGACGGTCTTACCAATCCATGGTGAAGGTCCCGCCATCGCTATCCTTTGCAAGAGAATCCCGTTCATGGCAACCGAACGATACAATCCACGTGTAGCCGAAAAGCATTGGCAGAAGGTTTGGGATGACGCCAAGCTGTTCGAAACACCCAATGACGATCCGCGCGATCCGTATTATGTGCTTGAGATGTTCCCCTATCCGTCGGGGCGCATCCATATGGGCCATGTGCGCAACTATGCCATGGGCGATGTCGTGGCGCGCTACAAGCGTGCCAAGGGGTTCAATGTCCTCCATCCGATGGGATGGGATGCTTTCGGCATGCCTGCGGAAAACGCGGCGATGCAGAACAAGGTTCATCCAAAGACCTGGACCTACCAGAACATCGAGACCATGCGCAGCCAGCTCAAATCCATGGGGCTGTCACTCGACTGGTCACGTGAATTCGCCACCTGCGATGTCGAATATTATCACCGCCAGCAGATGCTGTTCCTCGATTTTGTCGAGAAGGGTCTGGTGACGCGCAAATCCTCCAAGGTCAATTGGGACCCGGAGGACATGACAGTTCTCGCCAACGAGCAGGTAATCGATGGCCGCGGCTGGCGCTCCGGTGCGCTGGTCGAGCAGCGCGAGCTGACGCAATGGTTTTTCAAGATCACCGACTTCAACGAGGAATTGCTGAGCGCGCTCGATGATCTCGATCAGTGGCCGGACAAGGTGCGCCTGATGCAGCGCAACTGGATCGGCAAGTCTGAAGGCATGCTGGTCCGTTGGGCACTGGACGAAAAGTCGCACGCTGGCGGCGAAAATGAGATCGAGGTTTACACGACGCGTCCCGATACGCTCTTCGGTGCGTCGTTCATCGCGATTGCTGCGGATCATCCACTGGCGAAGAAAGCTGCCGAGACCAATGCGGCATTGGCGGAATTCAACGAGGAATGCCGCCATGCGGGTACTTCGGTGGTTGCGCTGGAAACGGCCGAGAAGAAGGGTTTCGATACCGGTCTGCGTGTGGCGCACCCGTTCGATCCGGACTGGAAGCTGCCGGTCTATGTCGCCAATTTCGTGTTGATGGATTACGGCACAGGGGCGATTTTCGGTTGCCCATCCGGCGATCAGCGCGATCTCGATTTCGCCAACAAATATGGTCTGCCGGTTGTGGCTGTCGTCATGCCCAAGGATGCTGACGCGGCAACGTTCCAGATCACCGAAACGGCCTATGCCGATGATGGCGTGATGATCAATTCGGGTTTCCTCGATGGCCTGTCTCCGGCCGAGGCGTTTGAAGAAGTGGCAAACCGTCTGGAGAAACAGACGATCGGCAACCGGCCGCAAGGCGAGCGCAAGGTGAATTTCCGCCTGCGCGACTGGGGTATTTCGCGCCAGCGCTACTGGGGATGCCCAATCCCAATGATCCATTGCGATGATTGTGGGGTGGTTCCGGTTCCGAAGGCCGATCTGCCGGTGAAGCTGCCAGATGATGTCGAGTTCGACCGTCCGGGTAACCCGCTCGACCGTCATCCGACTTGGCGGCATGTCAATTGTCCGCAATGCGGCAAGGCTGCTCGGCGCGAGACCGACACGATGGATACGTTCGTCGATTCGTCGTGGTATTTCGCCCGCTTTACCGCGCCCTGGGAAAACGAGCCGACCGATCCAAAGGTCGCCAATCACTGGCTGCCGGTCGATCAGTATATTGGCGGTATCGAGCATGCGATCCTGCATCTCCTCTATTCGCGCTTCTTTACGCGCGCGATGAAGGTTGCCGGCCATCTCGATATCAGCGAGCCATTCAAGGGCCTGTTCACGCAGGGCATGGTCGTGCACGAAACCTACAAGGGCAAGGATGGCTGGGTCACGCCGGCGGAAGTGCGGCTTGAGGAAGTGGACGGCAAGCGCCGTGCTGTGCTGATCGATAGCGGCGAGGAAATCGAAATCGGCTCGATCGAAAAGATGTCGAAGTCGAAGAAGAATGTTGTTGATCCGGACGACATCATTGCTTCCTATGGCGCCGATACGGCGCGCTGGTTCATGCTGTCCGATTCTCCGCCCGAGCGTGACGTGATCTGGACGGAAGCCGGCGCCGAAGGCGCGCACCGCTTCGTGCAGCGCGTCTGGCGGCTGATCTCGGAGGCGGCGGAAGTCCTACAGACCGTTGACGCAGCCCCGGCTTTCGAGGGCGAAGCATTGCAGATTTCGAAGACCGCGCACAAGACGGTCAAGGCAGTCGGTGAGGATATCGAGAAACTGGCGTTCAACAAGGCGGTTGCGCGGCTTTACGAATTGGTGAACGTGCTTTCCGGTCCCTTGCAGAAAATTGCCGCTGGTGAAGCAGACAAGGCGACCATCGCGGCCTGCCGCGAGGCGACCAACATGCTGCTCGCCATGATTGCACCGATGATGCCGCATTTGGCCGAGGAGTGCTGGAAAGCGCTGAATGGCAGCGGTCTGGTGGCGCATCACGAGTGGCCGGCATACAACGAGACGTTGATCGTCGAGAACGATGTGACCATGCCTGTGCAGATCAACGGCAAGAAGCGTGGTGATTTGACAATTGCCCGCGATGCGGATCAATTGACGGTCGAAAAAGCCGCCCTCGCGCTTGATTTCGTCAAGGCTGCGTTGAACGGCAATCCGCCGAAGAAAGTCATCATTGTACCGCAGAGGATCATCAATGTCGTTGCCTGATCGTTTTCAGTGGGGTCTGGGTTCCAGGCGTCTGTTGTCCGTCTGCGTTATTGGAATGGCCCTGATCGCAGGGGGATGCCAGGTCCGCCCGCTTTATTCCGATCCCAGCCCGGTTGGGAGCACCGGTGCAGGCTTGACCGGCAGCGTTCGTTCGAAGCTTGCGACCATCACGGTCAGTCAGCCCGGTTCCCGCGAAGCGCAGGAAGTGCGCAATAATCTGATCTTCCTGTTTGCCGGCGGGGCAGGCGAGCCGGCTAACCCGGTCTATTCGATGCAGCTCAGCGTCATCCCGCAGAACTTGTCGCTGATGCTGGTGCAGAATGCGACCAATGACAAATCGGGCCAGCCAACGGCGGGCTCGGTCCGCATGACGGGTAACTATGTCCTGACGCGCCTGTCCGATGGTCAGGTCGTAGGCAGGGGAACCCGGCTTGTTACGGCCGACTACGATGCGCCGAGACAGCGATTCGCTGTGACAAGGGCTGTGCGCGACGCGAACAACCGCGCTGCGCGGGAGCTTGCTGAAGCATTGAATCTCAGTGTGGCGCAGGACCTTTCCAAGTTCTGAGTTCGGCCTCCGATGCGCCTGACCTCGCTCTCGGCAACCGGTTACCGGTCGCTGCGTTCCATCCGGCTCGATATCGGCGGGCTTGCGTTGTTTGTCGGCGAGAATGGCGTTGGAAAGTCGAATCTTTATCGCGCCATGCAACTGATCAAGGCTTCAGCGGAAAGCACGCTTTCCTACGAGATTGCGCGCGAGGGCGGCATGCAATCGGCATTGTGGACTGGCAAGCGCAGGTCCGGTCCCGTTCGTATGGTGTTCAACGCTTCTTTCGACGATGACGATACGGCGATCCAGTCGGCCTATTCGGTCGAAACCGGTCTTGCGCCGAGCTATCAGGTGGAAGTGGGCCTCAGGCCGCCTGCCGCCGCCGGTTTTGCGTTCGAGCCACAGATCAAGGAAGAAACGCTGACGATCGACAGCGGCCGCAGGACCGTCGAGATGATGGGGCGCAAAGGTCCTGCCGTTTACGCCCGCGACGACTCCGGGCGACGCATCGAGCATCCGGTCAGGCTTCGCGATTCCGAGACGGCACTGGCAATTCTTGGCAGTTCCGGACGTTATCCGGAAATCGGTGATTTGCGTGCGACCGTGCTCGGATGGCGTTTCTACCATGGCTTCCGCACGGATCGCGATTCGCCCGTCCGCCAGCCGTCGCTGGCAATCACGGCGCCGCTGCTGGACGAGGATGGACACAACCTCGCCGCAGTCTTCGCGACGCTCGTGCATATCCGCGAAGATACAGTTGATCTCGACCGTTGCATTGCCGATGCCTTGGCGGGCGACGCTGGATGTGCCGGTGCCGGGCGAAACGGCGACATTCGGGCTGCGCCTGCCGGAATTTCCGCAGCGCCTCTTCCGGCCGGAAGAGCTTTCTGACGGACAGATTCGGTTTCTGGCGCTTGCGGGGGCGCTGCTATCCTACAGACTGCCACGGCTGATCGCCCTGAACGAGCCGGAAACCAGCCTACATCCGTCGATGCTTCCAGCGCTGGCCGATATGATCGCCCAGGCAGCCGAGCGTACGCAATTGTGGATCGTGACGCATTCGCGCGTGCTCGCCGATGAGAGCACCGCACGAACCGGCGTTCGCGCCTTGACTGTTGTCCGGCAGGACGGCGCCACTTCCATCGAGGGGGCGAAACTTGATGGGAGTTTTGAGGAGGACTAGCGGGCGTTATTTCTCATTCTTGGCGAGTTGAGGGCCTTTATGAGAAATTATTTTTGATTCGCCGGCAAAACTTGGCAGATCATAACTCTACAAGATCAGTAGAGATAGCGAGAGTTGGGCAATCATCAATCCAACAATCGCGGGATCAAAATGTTCAATCGGCGCCACATACTCATCGCCAGCACTGCCCTTATCGGCCTTGCCGCACTCGGATCCGCACAAGCGGAAGATTTGAAGATCACCATCGGCTACCAGACGGTCGTGGAACCGTCGAAAGTTCCGCAGGCCGACGGCACCTATGAGGCTGCCACGGCGGCTAAAATCGATTGGCGGAAATTCGACTCCGGCGCGGATGTCATTGCCGCGGTGGCATCCGGCTCCGTCGACATCGGCTATGTGGGTTCGAGCCCGCTGGCGGCTGCGGCGAGCCGCGAATTACCGATCGAAACCATTCTTGTCGTTGGACTGATTGGCGAATCGGAAGCGCTGGTTGCGCGCAATGGCTCCAATGTGACGAAGATTGCCGACCTGGCCGGCAAGAAAGTGGCTGTTCCATTCGTCTCGACCACGCATTACAGCCTGCTGGCTGCATTGAAGCATGACGAGGTCGATCCGAAGACAGTCAATATTCTCAACCTGCGTCCGCCGGAAATCGCTGCCGCCTGGGAGCGCGGCGATATCGATGCCGCCTATGTTTGGGATCCGGCGCTCGGCCAGATTCGCACCAGCGGCAAGATTATCGTCGATTCCGCCAAGGTTGCAGCTTGGGGCGCGCCGACATTCGATGCGTGGATCGTGCGCACGGAGTTTGCCGAAGCCCATCCGGATGCAGTGCGGGATTTCGTCAAGGTCACAGGCAAGGCCTATGCGG of Phyllobacterium zundukense contains these proteins:
- the leuS gene encoding leucine--tRNA ligase; this encodes MATERYNPRVAEKHWQKVWDDAKLFETPNDDPRDPYYVLEMFPYPSGRIHMGHVRNYAMGDVVARYKRAKGFNVLHPMGWDAFGMPAENAAMQNKVHPKTWTYQNIETMRSQLKSMGLSLDWSREFATCDVEYYHRQQMLFLDFVEKGLVTRKSSKVNWDPEDMTVLANEQVIDGRGWRSGALVEQRELTQWFFKITDFNEELLSALDDLDQWPDKVRLMQRNWIGKSEGMLVRWALDEKSHAGGENEIEVYTTRPDTLFGASFIAIAADHPLAKKAAETNAALAEFNEECRHAGTSVVALETAEKKGFDTGLRVAHPFDPDWKLPVYVANFVLMDYGTGAIFGCPSGDQRDLDFANKYGLPVVAVVMPKDADAATFQITETAYADDGVMINSGFLDGLSPAEAFEEVANRLEKQTIGNRPQGERKVNFRLRDWGISRQRYWGCPIPMIHCDDCGVVPVPKADLPVKLPDDVEFDRPGNPLDRHPTWRHVNCPQCGKAARRETDTMDTFVDSSWYFARFTAPWENEPTDPKVANHWLPVDQYIGGIEHAILHLLYSRFFTRAMKVAGHLDISEPFKGLFTQGMVVHETYKGKDGWVTPAEVRLEEVDGKRRAVLIDSGEEIEIGSIEKMSKSKKNVVDPDDIIASYGADTARWFMLSDSPPERDVIWTEAGAEGAHRFVQRVWRLISEAAEVLQTVDAAPAFEGEALQISKTAHKTVKAVGEDIEKLAFNKAVARLYELVNVLSGPLQKIAAGEADKATIAACREATNMLLAMIAPMMPHLAEECWKALNGSGLVAHHEWPAYNETLIVENDVTMPVQINGKKRGDLTIARDADQLTVEKAALALDFVKAALNGNPPKKVIIVPQRIINVVA
- the tauA gene encoding taurine ABC transporter substrate-binding protein, yielding MFNRRHILIASTALIGLAALGSAQAEDLKITIGYQTVVEPSKVPQADGTYEAATAAKIDWRKFDSGADVIAAVASGSVDIGYVGSSPLAAAASRELPIETILVVGLIGESEALVARNGSNVTKIADLAGKKVAVPFVSTTHYSLLAALKHDEVDPKTVNILNLRPPEIAAAWERGDIDAAYVWDPALGQIRTSGKIIVDSAKVAAWGAPTFDAWIVRTEFAEAHPDAVRDFVKVTGKAYADYLAKPDAWSASSPQAEKIGRLTGAKVDEVPTLLKGYVFPTLTEQASSKFLGGETVKAVAATSQFLKEQGKIDAVLPDYSKYVTAKYVEAALASN